AGGCCATGCAGTCTGGTTCGGGTATATACGGTCTCGCCACCCCCGGTATGCCAGCAGGAAGTCCGGGAATGGAGATGGGGGCCCGAAAAGAGGCTTACGATGTTATCGCATTCTCACCGGAGGGCAGTAAAAAAGTCTTCCAGCGAATCGAATAGTCAGCGGAACGGCTGATAACGGGACGCCGGCAGCAGGCACTCTTATGCCGGCGGCATTCGTGGTAATCGCATCCATGACATATCCTGAAGACAGAAAATGCTTCAGATATGCATAAGGAGAGTTACTGTGAAAAATGACAATGCAGTGGAACATAACAACCAGACTGCTTCTGAGCAGACATCATCCCCGGACGAGAGTCACGCATTGCATAAGGTGAGAGATCCCGTGTGCGGGATGGTCATCCTGCCTGACAAGGCGCACAGCAGCATTCGATACCAGGACCATCAGCTTTATTTCTGCTCCGCCAGCTGTGAGAGCAAATTTAAAGCCCATCCCGATCATTATTTTACCGAAGATGCCAGTGAACATCACCATCACCACGACCACCATGAAGTCAGCCCTGATAAGATAAAACAGTCTCACCGCCAGGCGGAGAAAGAGATTTCTGAAGGTGTGTGGACATGTCCGATGCATCCGGAGATACGCCGTAGTAGTCCCGGAAGCTGTCCTGTCTGTGGAATGGCACTGGAGCCGCTCGTAGCTACGGCATCCACGGGGACGAGTGATGAACTTCGCGACATGACAAGACGCTTCTGGCTGGGGTTGTTGCTGGCGTTTCCGGTTCTGATACTCGAAATGGGTTCTCATCTGTTTCCCGCTTTGAGGAATACAGTACCGCCACAGTACAACACATGGCTGCAGTTACTTCTGGCCTCTCCTGTCGTTTTGTGGTGTGGCTGGCCATTCTTCGCCCGGGCCGGAATGTCGTTACGTAACCGCTCCCTGAATATGTTTACCCTTGTTGCAATGGGGACCGGCGTAGCCTGGGTTTACAGCGTCATTGCAACCGTCTTCCCCTCCTGGTTTCCTGCATCGTTCAGAAACATGGATGGCCTGGTGGCCATTTATTTTGAAGCCGCAGCTGTTATTACGGTGCTTGTTCTGCTGGGACAGGTCCTTGAATTGCGGGCAAGGGAACAAACCTCAGGTGCCATTACTGCGCTTCTTAACCTTGCCCCCAAAACCGCCAGGCGGCTGGATCAAGACGGTCATGAAACGGATATTAATGCGGAAGATGTCCTGCCTGGCGATAAGCTCCGCATCAGACCTGGAGAGAGTATTCCGGTCGACGGTATCGTGGTCGAAGGCAAAACAACCGTTGATGAATCGATGGTGACCGGGGAATCTATGCCTGTTACCAAAACGGAGGGTGACCCTGTCATCGGGGGGACCATTAATCAGACAGGTAGTCTTATCATCCGTGCAGAGAAAGTCGGTGATGAAACGATGCTCTCACGAATTGTTCAGATGGTCGCTGATGCACAGCGTTCGCGGGCCCCCATCCAGAGAATGGCTGACAGCGTTTCAGGCTGGTTTGTTCCTCTGGTGATACTTATCGCGGTTGTTGCTTTCATGATCTGGTCTGTCTGGGGGCCCGAGCCCAGGATGGCGCACGGTCTCATTGCGGCTGTGTCGGTCCTGATTATTGCCTGTCCCTGCGCGCTGGGGCTGGCCACGCCGATGTCGATAATGGTGGGGGTGGGCAAAGGAGCCCAGGCCGGGGTGTTAATCAAGAATGCCGAAGCCCTTGAGCGTCTTGAAAAAGTGGACACGCTGGTTGTCGACAAAACAGGCACGCTCACGGAAGGTTCGCCGACGGTGACAGGGATTATCAGTCTCAATCCGGGTGGGGAAACATCTCTTTTGCGTGTAACGGCCGCAGTGGAAAAAGGCTCGCAGCATCCGCTGGGTATGGCAGTAGTTAAAGCAGCACAGGAAAAGGGGATCGCAATACCCGCAGTCACTCATTTCAATGCGCCGTCGGGTAAAGGTGTCTCAGGCGATGTCGAAGGTCAACGGGTTGTTATTGGTAATGAACTGGCTATGCAGGAAAACAGTATCGTTATTGATAATCAAAAGGCCGTTGCGGATACGTTGCGGATGGAAGGCGCTACCGTTATCTATGTGGCCACAGACGGGCACCTTGCAGGCCTGATAGCTATCTCGGATCCCGTGAAAGCAACCACGCCGGATGCGCTTAAAGCTTTGCGTCAGGCGGGGATCCGCATCGTTATGCTCACCGGGGATAACCAGCTTACCGCTGAAGCAGTCGCACGGAAACTGGGAATAGATGAGGTTGAAGCCGGGATTCTGCCGGATGGCAAAAAAGCAGTGATAACCCGACTGAAAGCGTCTGGCCATGTGGTTGCGATGGCCGGAGACGGTGTGAATGATGCCCCGGCGCTGGCAGCGGCTGACGTGGGTATAGCCATGGGAACGGGTACAGATGTGGCAATTGAAAGTGCCGGAGTCACCCTTCTCAAAGGCGACTTGATGATACTGAACAGGGCCCGTCATCTGTCAGAAATCACCATGAAAAATATCCGACAGAATCTGTTTTTTGCATTTATCTACAACGCACTTGGCGTGCCTGTGGCTGCAGGTCTGCTTTATCCTGTGTATGGAATACTGCTGTCGCCAGTTATTGCGGCGGCGGCCATGGCTCTTTCCTCCGTCAGCGTCATTGTGAATGCGTTGCGTCTGAAAAGTGTCAGGCTCGGGAAATAACACTGAGTGAAGGGGCTGTTACGAACAGAAGGAGTCCAGTATGAAAAGTACCACCTATGCGCTTATTGCTGTCGCCGCGATCGCGGCATTTGCCCTCCTGCGCGAACACTGGTCACATGTGGCAGGTTACTGGCCATATCTGTTATTGCTGGTCTGCCCGCTAATGCATCTTTTCCACGGCCACGGAGGGCATGGAGATCATCAACATCAAGGAAGTGAAAACGATAAAAAAAATTAATCCGGCAGACGGGGCCGCGTCGCGGCCCCGTTATCAGTCCAGGTATCGTTCGTAGTCTCTGGCATGCGCAAAGGCATGCTGTTCAAGTTTGTTATCAGCGGGTGCCGCTGCCCGGAACGCCAGTGAGTTAACAGGATTGTTATTGATGACCAGCTCGTAATGCAGATGAGGACCGGATGAACGTCCGCTGTTACCGGATAACGCAATAGCGTCTCCCCGGGTAACCCTGGCCCCTTTAGTAACGAGTATTTTATTGAGGTGGAGATAGCGAGTTTTAACACCGGCTTTTCCCGTTACTTCAACAAAATATCCCATGGTACTGTTGTATTCGGCCCGGGTGATTTTTCCGTCGATGACGCTGACTATTTTCGTGTTCATGGGCATGGAATAATCAATGCCATTACAGCCCGCGAAGCTTTCTTGCCTGCGTCTGATGTGCTTCCGCACCGGCATTATTGACCTGCTCATGCACGAGAGCGGCTTTTTCTCCGGCATTCAGTTCGTTAAAAGAAGAAGACGAGGTCTTTGAATTTGCATCACTGCCGGACAGCATTTTTTTATGTTCCTCAATCATTTTCTGATGCGCATAGGACGCGCTGTTGTTCATAAATGAATGAGCAACAATGGCCCTTTCATGTTCATTCATTTCAGAGAATGAGGGCGTGTTGTTTTTATTAACCCTGTCCGGTAAGTTTTCATGCGTCGAGGAGTTCACATGACTGACGGCTGAGGCATTATTAACAAATCGATGTGCTTCATGGGCAATATCACTGGACTGAGCAAAAGCTGCCCCACAAAATAAAGCTGTAAACGCAGTGGTCGTGATTAATATATTCATGTGTAATTACCTTCTGAGGTACATAAAAGATGTCCTTATGATCATATATAAAAATAATCAACCTGTGGGGAAGATGACGTAAATGTAATACAGCTATGTACATTACACGATTGTAATGAATTTGTTTCTTAAGGTGTGCTAGATTCATTTCATTGTAAGTGGATGAACCAGTAATTTAATTTAAATCGGTTCTCGAATTCTGTCAGTAACCATACTTTAAATAAGGGAATGCGCATGCTGTTGAAAACGTCTCGACGAACTTTCCTGAAGGGGTTAACCCTCTCTGGCGTAGCCGGAAGTCTTGGCGTATGGAGTTTCAATGCGCGTTCCAGTCTGAGCCTGCCAGTTGCCGCATCCCTGCAGGGTACTCAGTTTGACCTGACCATTGGTGAAACGGCCGTCAATATCACGGGCAGTGAGCGTCAGGCCAAAACAATCAATGGAGGCCTGCCGGGGCCCGTTCTTCGCTGGAAAGAAGGTGACACCATTACCCTGAAGGTCAAAAACCGTCTTAATGAACAGACGTCCATTCACTGGCACGGCATTATTCTTCCGGCCAATATGGATGGTGTTCCGGGGCTGAGTTTTATGGGCATAGAGCCTGATGATACCTACGTTTACACCTTTAAGGTTAAGCAGAACGGGACTTACTGGTACCACAGCCATTCCGGTCTGCAGGAACAGGAGGGGGTATACGGTGCCATTATCATCGATGCCAGGGAGCCAGAACCGTTTGCTTACGATCGTGAGCATGTGGTCATGTTGTCTGACTGGACCGATGAAAATCCTCACAGCCTGCTGAAAAAATTAAAAAAACAGTCGGATTACTACAATTTCAATAAACCAACCGTTGGCTCTTTTTTCCGCGACGTGAATACCAGGGGGCTGTCAGCCACCATTGCCGATCGGAAAATGTGGGCTGAAATGAAAATGAATCCGACTGACCTCGCGGATGTCAGTGGCTACACCTACACCTATCTCATGAACGGGCAGGCCCCGCTGAAAAACTGGACCGGACTGTTCCGTCCCGGTGAAAAGATACGCTTACGGTTTATCAACGGCTCGGCAATGACCTATTTCGATATCCGTATCCCCGGGCTGAAAATGACGGTCGTGGCTGCAGATGGCCA
This sequence is a window from Cronobacter sakazakii. Protein-coding genes within it:
- a CDS encoding DUF2933 domain-containing protein — translated: MKSTTYALIAVAAIAAFALLREHWSHVAGYWPYLLLLVCPLMHLFHGHGGHGDHQHQGSENDKKN
- the silP gene encoding Ag(+)-translocating P-type ATPase SilP codes for the protein MLQICIRRVTVKNDNAVEHNNQTASEQTSSPDESHALHKVRDPVCGMVILPDKAHSSIRYQDHQLYFCSASCESKFKAHPDHYFTEDASEHHHHHDHHEVSPDKIKQSHRQAEKEISEGVWTCPMHPEIRRSSPGSCPVCGMALEPLVATASTGTSDELRDMTRRFWLGLLLAFPVLILEMGSHLFPALRNTVPPQYNTWLQLLLASPVVLWCGWPFFARAGMSLRNRSLNMFTLVAMGTGVAWVYSVIATVFPSWFPASFRNMDGLVAIYFEAAAVITVLVLLGQVLELRAREQTSGAITALLNLAPKTARRLDQDGHETDINAEDVLPGDKLRIRPGESIPVDGIVVEGKTTVDESMVTGESMPVTKTEGDPVIGGTINQTGSLIIRAEKVGDETMLSRIVQMVADAQRSRAPIQRMADSVSGWFVPLVILIAVVAFMIWSVWGPEPRMAHGLIAAVSVLIIACPCALGLATPMSIMVGVGKGAQAGVLIKNAEALERLEKVDTLVVDKTGTLTEGSPTVTGIISLNPGGETSLLRVTAAVEKGSQHPLGMAVVKAAQEKGIAIPAVTHFNAPSGKGVSGDVEGQRVVIGNELAMQENSIVIDNQKAVADTLRMEGATVIYVATDGHLAGLIAISDPVKATTPDALKALRQAGIRIVMLTGDNQLTAEAVARKLGIDEVEAGILPDGKKAVITRLKASGHVVAMAGDGVNDAPALAAADVGIAMGTGTDVAIESAGVTLLKGDLMILNRARHLSEITMKNIRQNLFFAFIYNALGVPVAAGLLYPVYGILLSPVIAAAAMALSSVSVIVNALRLKSVRLGK